Genomic segment of Hydra vulgaris chromosome 08, alternate assembly HydraT2T_AEP:
TTTAGATGGAGTTAAAGTAGAAGTAAGCGTACACTGTTTCTTATTTAATCATGTCTTAATTTGATCTCAAACACCATTATTTTAACAGAAACAAGAAATGAAAACAAATCGATTCACCATCTCAGCCTTCACAACCTTGACTATCACAGTAATTTTCTTCTTCAcattcattttcttttaactgcTGTTTTTTGGTCACTAATATTAagcatacttttaataaaataaattattttaacgtttttttaaatgtatattatcaTCATAATGAATCTTCTtattaaatttggtttaaacATTTCGATAATCGAAATCACTCTTTATACAAATCAACATACAACAAACAACACACAATACTTATATGTagctataaatataattcaTGGGTTTAAATCTCggttaaaaaaccaattaataTCTTTCTTCTggatttgtttttagttaaaaatctgGGATAGTGCAGGAAgtgaaaagtttaaaagcttAACAACAAGTTATTACAGAAATGCTGACGGTGCTATATTAGTATATTCACTTGAGAATGCAAATTCTTTATTTGAACTACAATCTTGGTCACGAGAGGTTTGTAGTCATGGCGATATGACACGAATTTTGGTTGGTAATAAAAACGATCTTGTTGATGAACGAGTAATATCAGAAGACATGGCATTAAACTTTGCGTTGCTTGAAAATATTGAGTTGGTTATAGAATGTTCAGCCAAACGTGACGATAATGTTGAGTATCTTTTTCGaacaattgcaaaaaaaatgctcaacaaaaagttagaaaaagatAATACTATGCTTAAATCAAACGCATTTAAAATTAGTGGAAGCAAAACGACAAGTACTTTAAATCCAAGATTAAAAGCAAATACTAAACCgttatttaaaaggttttgtgttatttgataaatttctttacagTAAAaactgtaacaagaaaaaagaaagtgCAAAGATACTGTTTGCAACCgcaaatatatgtaaaataagcAACATCATAAgatgatatatctttattaccatgcaaaatacttttataaagtcAAATTATTCTAGTTTACATTTTCTGACAATTTGATACAAGTCATATTAAGTTATTGGATTTGTATCCAAAGtcacaaattttaaaaggtttgcgtgcaattaacattattttcaaattaacatTAGATGAAACTAATATTTGACATTTCAAATTAT
This window contains:
- the LOC136083937 gene encoding ras-related protein Rab-8B-like; protein product: MAAAVSFKIILVGQSGVGKTALMRRYVKRYCPEIEVSTIGIDLGTKVIDLDGVKVELKIWDSAGSEKFKSLTTSYYRNADGAILVYSLENANSLFELQSWSREVCSHGDMTRILVGNKNDLVDERVISEDMALNFALLENIELVIECSAKRDDNVEYLFRTIAKKMLNKKLEKDNTMLKSNAFKISGSKTTSTLNPRLKANTKPLFKRFCVI